One genomic segment of Apostichopus japonicus isolate 1M-3 chromosome 23, ASM3797524v1, whole genome shotgun sequence includes these proteins:
- the LOC139964452 gene encoding uncharacterized protein isoform X3 has product MATNHITTDNVKAKITKVRESVANNVKKDDIVIVLQHFDNDTTKAIEAFNAGKTESILETWSISGKKGGKGTQQGRNKRRRNRQGNQNVNNAEKDAIKTESIPHPSSKQPAGSNSTEITKETTSSAKDTAVRLPQPNDNNNKTSQPNLNHPTDRGKSPSDQRQQRDQSPRHQPPQPSRPGERQGDWRNRRTQGRNLWQEQKERGGPNAQNNSRRREGGRGGVGPGGDRRVVRDGHSELPDVQESESSETSGQGKKKGAHLERLEKDLHRTTVSLQRCENNLSTQLDDSEKRLKKAFEEVRRQLHERELVLLNDFNDIKRQTESLIDTRIKTASELKMKIAKANSLSEQELLELRASLKHFVSDRKTDEEIAQTMRFTYTPDPLIAEVKKYGEVNMEISRYSSRRPSISSLSSISRTTSVCEDIPQTLSRGVSLSESLKSPDSTSPKSPDMDLSVEADNFAAKLQQKIKARGSGPPRNGPRNQPGGRGAGRRRENSGSKDQGRRPQGNQEGPRRPQNRGNQEANRKRTDSGSAQKNNDGQKESSGENQRPPRREGRGRGGSRGGHQQARAPRTEGKPEQAESKVVEGGSGDNQTESPKKQRNFTRRNQHRRRQEGRQGNDGRQGSEGPQGGDSPKKVEGKEREASETSKPQDNGPKVTENGPKSPDKPVEVVKNGPTVPNGEAKVTPPSIKIANGGGSESAVSVESTPASSPGKDSRSSEPLEKKVIPSKPLTNGSANGDDNAAEVNHHEETSTSSTEAKKIIEREKMESAVKESVVMVNGDSKVEGEIKGKDCEEDGGEK; this is encoded by the exons GTAAAACGGAATCCATCCTAGAAACATGGTCCATCTCaggaaaaaaggggggaaag GGAACACAGCAAGGTAGAAACAAAAGAAGACGGAATCGTCAAGGTAACCAGAATGTAAATAACGCAGAAAAGGATGCAATCAAGACAGAGAGTATACCGCATCCATCCTCTAAACAGCCAGCTG GCTCCAACTCAACAGAGATAACTAAAGAAACCACCTCAAGTGCCAAAGATACAGCAGTACGGTTACCACAGCCAAACgataacaataacaaaactAGCCAACCAAATTTAAATCATCCGACCGATAGAGGGAAGAGCCCGTCCGACCAGAGGCAGCAGCGGGACCAATCTCCCCGCCACCAGCCTCCCCAGCCTTCCAGGCCGGGAGAGAGGCAGGGAGACTGGAGGAACCGTAGGACGCAGGGGAGGAATCTCTGGCAAGAGCAGAAAGAGAGGGGGGGTCCAAACGCCCAGAACAATTCAAGGAGGAGAGAAGGTGGCAGAGGAGGCGTGGGACCAGGGGGGGACCGGAGGGTCGTCAGAGATGGACACTCAGAGCTGCCAGATGTACAGGAGAGCGAATCCAGTGAAACCAGTGGTCAAGGCAAGAAAAAAG GAGCTCACTTAGAAAGGTTAGAGAAAGATTTGCATAGGACGACCGTTTCGTTGCAAAGGTGTGAAAATAATCTCTCAACACAATTAGACGATTCAGAAAAAAGGTTGAAGAAAGCTTTCGAAGAAGTTCGAAGACA GCTCCATGAGAGGGAACTTGTGCTGTTGAATGATTTCAACGACATTAAGCGACAGACAG AATCTCTTATAGATACCAGAATCAAGACAGCGTCCGAGTTGAAGATGAAGATAGCAAAAGCCAACTCATTATCCGAACAGGAACTCTTAGAACTACGGGCAAGTTTAAAG CATTTCGTGTCCGACCGTAAGACGGACGAGGAGATAGCCCAGACGATGCGGTTCACGTACACTCCCGACCCGCTCATCGCCGAAGTCAAGAAGTACGGTGAGGTCAACATGGAGATCAGTCGGTACTCCTCGAGGAGGCCCTCTATCTCCAGCCTCAGCTCCATCAGCCGCACGACCTCGGTCTGTGAAGACATTCCTCAGACGCTGAGCAGAGGCGTCTCCCTCTCCGAGAGCCTCAAGTCGCCCGACAGTACTAGCCCCAAGTCACCCGACATGGACCTCAGCGTCGAAGCCGATAATTTCGCAGCTAAACTTCAACAGAAAATCAAG GCCCGCGGAAGCGGTCCACCAAGGAATGGCCCGCGGAATCAGCCCGGTGGGCGTGGAGCGGGACGTAGGAGGGAGAACAGCGGGAGCAAGGACCAAGGTAGGAGACCCCAGGGTAACCAAGAAGGTCCTAGGAGGCCACAGAACAGAGGTAACCAAGAAGCCAACAGAAAGAGGACGGACAGCGGCAGCGCCCAAAAGAACAACGATGGACAGAAGGAGAGCAGTGGAGAGAACCAGCGCCCTCCCAGGAGAGAGGGGAGAGGCAGAGGCGGTAGCCGGGGGGGTCATCAACAAGCCAGAGCACCCAGGACCGAAGGTAAGCCAGAGCAAGCAGAAAGCAAGGTGGTTGAAGGTGGAAGCGGAGACAACCAAACAGAGAGCCCCAAGAAACAAAGGAACTTCACTCGAAGGAATCAGCACCGCAGGCGGCAAGAGGGGCGCCAGGGGAACGACGGGCGCCAGGGGAGCGAGGGGCCCCAGGGCGGTGATAGCCCTAAGAAAGTTGAGGGGAAGGAACGGGAAGCTTCAGAAACCTCCAAGCCTCAAGATAACGGACCAAAGGTCACCGAAAATGGACCAAAGAGCCCTGACAAGCCGGTTGAGGTCGTCAAGAACGGTCCTACCGTACCCAACGGTGAAGCCAAGGTGACTCCACCATCGATCAAAATTGCGAACGGGGGCGGTTCGGAGAGCGCGGTCTCCGTAGAGAGCACCCCGGCCTCCTCGCCGGGAAAGGATAGCAGATCTTCGGAACCGTTAGAGAAGAAAGTCATTCCAAGCAAACCGTTGACCAACGGCAGCGCCAACGGGGACGACAACGCGGCAGAGGTGAACCACCACGAGGAGACGTCTACCTCTTCGACAGAAGCGAAGAAAATCATCGAGAGAGAGAAAATGGAGAGTGCCGTGAAAGAATCGGTCGTGATGGTGAACGGAGATAGCAAAGTGGAGGGCGAGATCAAAGGCAAAGACTGTGAAGAAGATGGCGGCGAAAAATAG
- the LOC139964452 gene encoding uncharacterized protein isoform X2, with protein MAKKQPGNEEANGGVVFDQRTKAVMATNHITTDNVKAKITKVRESVANNVKKDDIVIVLQHFDNDTTKAIEAFNAGKTESILETWSISGKKGGKGTQQGRNKRRRNRQGNQNVNNAEKDAIKTESIPHPSSKQPAGSNSTEITKETTSSAKDTAVRLPQPNDNNNKTSQPNLNHPTDRGKSPSDQRQQRDQSPRHQPPQPSRPGERQGDWRNRRTQGRNLWQEQKERGGPNAQNNSRRREGGRGGVGPGGDRRVVRDGHSELPDVQESESSETSGQGKKKGAHLERLEKDLHRTTVSLQRCENNLSTQLDDSEKRLKKAFEEVRRQLHERELVLLNDFNDIKRQTESLIDTRIKTASELKMKIAKANSLSEQELLELRASLKHFVSDRKTDEEIAQTMRFTYTPDPLIAEVKKYGEVNMEISRYSSRRPSISSLSSISRTTSVCEDIPQTLSRGVSLSESLKSPDSTSPKSPDMDLSVEADNFAAKLQQKIKARGSGPPRNGPRNQPGGRGAGRRRENSGSKDQGRRPQGNQEGPRRPQNRGNQEANRKRTDSGSAQKNNDGQKESSGENQRPPRREGRGRGGSRGGHQQARAPRTEGKPEQAESKVVEGGSGDNQTESPKKQRNFTRRNQHRRRQEGRQGNDGRQGSEGPQGGDSPKKVEGKEREASETSKPQDNGPKVTENGPKSPDKPVEVVKNGPTVPNGEAKVTPPSIKIANGGGSESAVSVESTPASSPGKDSRSSEPLEKKVIPSKPLTNGSANGDDNAAEVNHHEETSTSSTEAKKIIEREKMESAVKESVVMVNGDSKVEGEIKGKDCEEDGGEK; from the exons GTAAAACGGAATCCATCCTAGAAACATGGTCCATCTCaggaaaaaaggggggaaag GGAACACAGCAAGGTAGAAACAAAAGAAGACGGAATCGTCAAGGTAACCAGAATGTAAATAACGCAGAAAAGGATGCAATCAAGACAGAGAGTATACCGCATCCATCCTCTAAACAGCCAGCTG GCTCCAACTCAACAGAGATAACTAAAGAAACCACCTCAAGTGCCAAAGATACAGCAGTACGGTTACCACAGCCAAACgataacaataacaaaactAGCCAACCAAATTTAAATCATCCGACCGATAGAGGGAAGAGCCCGTCCGACCAGAGGCAGCAGCGGGACCAATCTCCCCGCCACCAGCCTCCCCAGCCTTCCAGGCCGGGAGAGAGGCAGGGAGACTGGAGGAACCGTAGGACGCAGGGGAGGAATCTCTGGCAAGAGCAGAAAGAGAGGGGGGGTCCAAACGCCCAGAACAATTCAAGGAGGAGAGAAGGTGGCAGAGGAGGCGTGGGACCAGGGGGGGACCGGAGGGTCGTCAGAGATGGACACTCAGAGCTGCCAGATGTACAGGAGAGCGAATCCAGTGAAACCAGTGGTCAAGGCAAGAAAAAAG GAGCTCACTTAGAAAGGTTAGAGAAAGATTTGCATAGGACGACCGTTTCGTTGCAAAGGTGTGAAAATAATCTCTCAACACAATTAGACGATTCAGAAAAAAGGTTGAAGAAAGCTTTCGAAGAAGTTCGAAGACA GCTCCATGAGAGGGAACTTGTGCTGTTGAATGATTTCAACGACATTAAGCGACAGACAG AATCTCTTATAGATACCAGAATCAAGACAGCGTCCGAGTTGAAGATGAAGATAGCAAAAGCCAACTCATTATCCGAACAGGAACTCTTAGAACTACGGGCAAGTTTAAAG CATTTCGTGTCCGACCGTAAGACGGACGAGGAGATAGCCCAGACGATGCGGTTCACGTACACTCCCGACCCGCTCATCGCCGAAGTCAAGAAGTACGGTGAGGTCAACATGGAGATCAGTCGGTACTCCTCGAGGAGGCCCTCTATCTCCAGCCTCAGCTCCATCAGCCGCACGACCTCGGTCTGTGAAGACATTCCTCAGACGCTGAGCAGAGGCGTCTCCCTCTCCGAGAGCCTCAAGTCGCCCGACAGTACTAGCCCCAAGTCACCCGACATGGACCTCAGCGTCGAAGCCGATAATTTCGCAGCTAAACTTCAACAGAAAATCAAG GCCCGCGGAAGCGGTCCACCAAGGAATGGCCCGCGGAATCAGCCCGGTGGGCGTGGAGCGGGACGTAGGAGGGAGAACAGCGGGAGCAAGGACCAAGGTAGGAGACCCCAGGGTAACCAAGAAGGTCCTAGGAGGCCACAGAACAGAGGTAACCAAGAAGCCAACAGAAAGAGGACGGACAGCGGCAGCGCCCAAAAGAACAACGATGGACAGAAGGAGAGCAGTGGAGAGAACCAGCGCCCTCCCAGGAGAGAGGGGAGAGGCAGAGGCGGTAGCCGGGGGGGTCATCAACAAGCCAGAGCACCCAGGACCGAAGGTAAGCCAGAGCAAGCAGAAAGCAAGGTGGTTGAAGGTGGAAGCGGAGACAACCAAACAGAGAGCCCCAAGAAACAAAGGAACTTCACTCGAAGGAATCAGCACCGCAGGCGGCAAGAGGGGCGCCAGGGGAACGACGGGCGCCAGGGGAGCGAGGGGCCCCAGGGCGGTGATAGCCCTAAGAAAGTTGAGGGGAAGGAACGGGAAGCTTCAGAAACCTCCAAGCCTCAAGATAACGGACCAAAGGTCACCGAAAATGGACCAAAGAGCCCTGACAAGCCGGTTGAGGTCGTCAAGAACGGTCCTACCGTACCCAACGGTGAAGCCAAGGTGACTCCACCATCGATCAAAATTGCGAACGGGGGCGGTTCGGAGAGCGCGGTCTCCGTAGAGAGCACCCCGGCCTCCTCGCCGGGAAAGGATAGCAGATCTTCGGAACCGTTAGAGAAGAAAGTCATTCCAAGCAAACCGTTGACCAACGGCAGCGCCAACGGGGACGACAACGCGGCAGAGGTGAACCACCACGAGGAGACGTCTACCTCTTCGACAGAAGCGAAGAAAATCATCGAGAGAGAGAAAATGGAGAGTGCCGTGAAAGAATCGGTCGTGATGGTGAACGGAGATAGCAAAGTGGAGGGCGAGATCAAAGGCAAAGACTGTGAAGAAGATGGCGGCGAAAAATAG